The genomic DNA TGTAAGCTTTACACAGACTCTTGACAACAAGCTGCAGACAGACTCAGCAGGCAAACAACAGCCAGGCCAACACAACAGCACAGGGGTCACAGCAACAGTGAAAGCAACACATGACATTTGATGCACAACAGAAACACTGTATGGCCAAATTCCCTTAACAAATCTAACAAATGTTTGAGGATAGATCAAAAGTCTtgcaaaaacatgcagttaTAATTTGGCAAAATATCTTTTGGCGAAAAAAAAGTAGTTCCGCTGGTGGGACGATAGCTCTTCGCTGGTTGGTGGGCAGCCTGGTAATGTACAGTAGGAGCatcttttttaatcttctgGACAGGCCTGAGAGCAAAGTCTGTCACATCAGTTATTTCAACAAGTGTGGAAAATCTCCACAGGAAGGCTAAAAGCGATCCAGTTCAGCCCCTTCGTTCAAGTCTCTGAGGGTTACATccaggagaagaagagggaatCTGGACATACTGCACATTTGCATTCACACGCGCACTCACACCAAGCCCTCTCATTTTCCCTGTCGTTGTTTTCATCATCTTCTGCTCCTGCACTACATCACGTTTTCAAACAGCTGCATGGACCTCATCATGGtttcatcctttaaagaaaGAAGACATGAATCAGGGCAGAATGATGCAATTAACCAGTGCTGTACTGTAACAGTGTATGGACTAATGTACAGTCAGTCCTGCTGCACAGCTGCATGGAGACACACGCTTCCAGATATGAAATATTCATGCTCTGCATTAAAAAAggacatcatttttttccccccttaggACACATTAACGTTTGGATGCTTAAGATCTATATCTTAATGATGTTTGAAACTGTTTTCATCTGCATGTAGATGACTTCATTTCAAATTTCCCCCTTAAAATGCAAcacagatgtttgttttttatgtgttttaaataCTTAAATACGATATTATATCATGAAAACATAACCAATTGTGATCATTATATCACACTATTAATATtaaattaaccttttttttataaatgtgtttctgctttatttattatgttgttttaaaatgtgtactCTAAATAATCAGACAGAAAAGGTAACTTTGACTAATTATAAATGACAGAACAAAATagttctttttaaaaaggtaatagtaaataaaaaactgaaatatcccactgacataagtattcagaccctttgcaaaaacactgaaaatgtagCTCAGGCTCCTCATATTTCTAACAGcatttgctgagatgtttctacaccttgattggagtctacctgtggtaaattaaattcatTGGGCATGATTCAAATGAGGCTGAAATTTAAAACCAATGGTATAAATATCTCAGAGGTGTTTGTTTACTTGTTCATTGAATgcttatctatttttttaggggtggggtgggggtgtCCAAACCTATTTGGCTCTGTGTGacaaagtaattgccccctgaacctaataacttgttgtgccactcttggcagcaataactgaaatcaagcgtttgcaATAACGGGTGAGGagtgtttctcatcactgtggaggaaatttgacccactcttcttcacagacttgctttaactcagccatgTTGGAGGTttttcaagcatgaactgccgtttaaggtcacacaaCAGCATTTCAGTTGGTTTTAAGTCCGGACCCTGACTGGGTCACTCCGAaaccttaatttagtttttcttgagccattcagaggtaaaCTTGCTGGCGTATTgcgggtcgttgtcctgctgcgtAACCCAAGaacgcttgagcttgagggcacatactgatggccggacgttcgccttcaggattttctggtagacagcagaattcattgctccatcaatcacagcaagtggtccaggtcctgcagcagcaaagcagccccagaccatcacactgacaccaccatgtttgactgttggcatgatgttctttttatcaaacgctgtgttatttttatgcccGATGTAACAGGACTCAAACCTTCCAGAAATTTCAACTTtggtcttgtcagtccacagaatatttctccaaaagtcttggggattttcttggaaaatgtgagacgagtctttgtgctctttttggtaagcagtggttttagccttggaactctcccatgggcgccatttttgcccagtgtctttttaatgagtcatgaacactgaccttaactgaggccagtgaggcctacaggtcttcggatgtcattctgggttcttttgtaaCCTACTGGATGAGTCATGGTTGCACTCTCAGAGTGATTTTGGTTGGCCCACCACTACTGGGAagtttcaccactgttcccagttttctccatttgtggataatggctctgactgtggtttgctggagtcccaaagccttggaaatggctttctaaccttttccagactgatagattccaatcactttgttttttcacttgttCTTGAATTTGTTTGGCTCGTGggatgatgcgtttctttttgagatcttgtagcctacttcattttgtctgacagtttctatttaagtgattttttgattcaacaaatctggtggtaatcaggcctgggtgtggccagtgaaatagaactcagctttccaaaaactgtggttaatcacagttaactaatgatttaacaaggggggcaattactttttcacacagggccagaaaggtttggattttttcccttaaaaaattagataatcattcgaacactgcattttgtatttactttggttgtctttgtgaaatatataaattggtttgatgatccgaaacatttaagtgtgataaatatgcaaaaaactcaggaatcagaaagggggcaaatactttttcactccACTGTGGTTATTCATGCTTGGAAGTACTGCACTGAAATAAGGCCCAGAATCACGTAGGTACCTGAACTTATCAATGAGTTGGCGCTGAATGGTTACTGACGGCAGTACCTCCCTGCTGCAGAAGTGGTAGAACCACTGTTAACTCTATGTTGACCTTGCAGCACCTGCAACTCACACATACAAATTCTACAAGCCAGCCACCTGGAAGCGTGTCGAGAGCGCTGTGCTATGCAGGGCAGCCCTGAGCAAAGAATATAAAGTTTCATGTAAAACTCTATGGTTTGCAACCTCAAAAGTTACCTTTTTCCTCAATGGCAGCATAACAGCTCTGTGACCTGCTGTCCTCTTGGAGACATGttgcttgtgccacaggatgagacCTTAatttgatatagtgatgatttactgtCTGGagaattgtattgtattttgcaGTTGATCGgatactttgcacatttttatacggctgtttggatcaatctgctGTATGTGGATTGGCAACTTACATGCAGTGCATGTGACCGGTTGTGGCCCCCAAAGCACTGCTAGGGAAGGCTGGAGATATCATACTTAATGTGAACAGCAATCCCATTCACCCATTCTCTGAGGTCCGGAGCCTGAGCATCATCATgcactccaccctctccttccagtcccaaaTTAAATCTGTGACTAAATCTGCCTTTTTCCACCcaaagaacatctccagactcatATCATCACTCACAGACTCAGGTGCAGAGACGCTCATATGCTCATCCCTGTCTGGGATACCTCACAAAGCTCTGGACAGGCTCCAATACATCCAAAACTCTGCTGCCAGGGTTCTCACCAGCACTAGGCCCTGGAGGCACATCACCCCTActctcatccacctccacttgCTCCCGGTTAGATTccaaatcaaatacaaaatcctcctcctcacttacATATCCCTTCAGACCCTTGCCCCTCACtacctctctgacctccttCATCCATATACCCCAACCTGGAGCATCTGGTCCCCAGACACTGGCCTTCTTACTGTTCCCACCATCAAACTTTGTATCTATGGACAGAGCCTTCAGGACTACAGCCCCCATCCTCTGGAACATCCTCCCTGAAAACATCTGCAATGCTCCATCCttggatatatttaaaaaactcaTCAAGCAGCAACTGTTCACCACAGCTTACAGTCTCTCCTAAACCTGCCTCCCTGCATACACTCAGCttaatgtttgtctttgtgttgtgtcttgttttccttttgtgtcttcttttctttctgtaaaGTGACCTTGGGTCTCTAAATAAGTCCAagctattgttattattattatcacttaGAACGCCGTGATGCACGTTGGGAAATGGGGCTCCCCAGAGAACCATTGTATAGTTCGAACACAGCTCCCAAGAGGCTAGctgcctccataattctcaaaaggaagaagtttggcacaaccaggactcttccaagagctcgTCACCCATCCAAACTGATCAATCAGTGATGAGAAGGACCTTGGTAGGAGAGGTGACCAAgtacctgatggtcactctgactgagctccagagatcctgtgtggaaatgggacaaagttccagaaggacaacaatcactgcagccctccattgATCTGGGCTGTATGGCAGAGTGTCTAGACAGCAGCctttcctcagtgcaaaaaacattttgcaaaacaCAGACTGGGATAAATAGAGGAGCCTGAGCTAATTTGCAGTGGGTCTGAGTACCTATGCCAATGTGAtagttcagttttttatttttaattcatttgcaggattgttttaaaattcagtattcagtttttcattatggggtactgggTGTAGATAAATGAGAATATTATTTTCTATTGTAGCCTCAGGTTTTAACAtaacataactgaaaaaaatgaagagggTCTAaatgctttctgaatgcactgtacataCTAAAGATCTTTGGCAGACAATCTCAGCATCCTCTTTCAGATATcttcttaaaactcactttAATAAGCTGTCTTTTTAAGAATTACAGATATAAAGCATTAGTCAGATAGCACATACCTCCTGGCAGGCTATAACAAACTCCTCCATAGTCACCActccatctttgtttttatccattttctgttgaaaagaaaaaaagtaaactttaatttcaaaactaaaggcaaatataaattctttttttttggcgCAATAGTGATATGTTTCGGTCATTTCTCAACAAATTCACAACCGAGAGCTGAATCGGAGATAGAGCTAGAGTGTATCAGTATagcagttaaaaaaagatgaCTGCATGCCTGCAGGATAAGACATagctaataaataaaaaaataaataaaactttccaAAACTTCTGCAGTGCCTCAGTAAAACCACCAAAATTAATTTATAAAGCTACTGAGTCTAATTCTAATGATGTTCCAGTGTCATACCTGAAAAAAGGCATCCACATGCTGCTGTGGGACGTCTCCCTTTAGTGCGGGATAGGTGTATTTTCCCATCATGTCATAAATAGCCCTCACAATCTCTGTCATTTCCTGAAACAAGAACAGATTCCCACTGAAGTGAGACACTGACTGTCAAGGATTCACATCACACTGCACTCACAGTGACAGCAGGCTCACCTCTCTGTTTATATATCCATCTCTGTTAATGTCATAGAGGTGAAACGTCCACTCCAGCTTCTCTCTCAGTGTTCCTCGCAGCAGTATGGACAAACCCATGACAAAATCCTGCAAGGGACGGAAAAGGAAAAGTCAGGATGTGAAAGTATGAAAACACATGGAAGTGGTGAACAAGGAGGGAGGATCGTTACCTTAAATTTAATGGAGCCGTTGTTTGTCGTGTCAAATGCTTTGAAAAGATAATGTGCGTACATGCTTGCATCTGTAACACAGAAACAAGAATATATAAAGCCTTTGACCTCAAAAAGCTGGAAGAAGGCAGACAGCAGATGGTAACATAGAAGGTTTACCTCCATGAGGAAAGAACTGTGAGTAAATGTGCTTAAAAGTCTCCTCATTCACAACGCCACTTGGACATTCCTGTGGAGGAAAACGTGGAAGAGACGTTACTTGTTAGTGAAAGTTAGTGAAGTTAGTGAAAGAATCATTAAAAGTGACAATTTTAGACATGTTAACCTCTTCATATCTCACCCTCACAgcttttttgcattaaaagttGGTGTTGTGGAGTTTGATAGCATTATTAGCATGCTAATTTGACCTAATAAGCTATTTCCAGTgcaaaagttataaaaacatacagtacatcgcttgaataaaataaaagaaacactgCAGTGGTATTTCAGCAATGGGATCAGTTTGTACTAACCAGACCATTGGTATAACATTATCAGCATACTAAACAGCAGGTCATGTGACTTCATTGAGCACATATATCCGGTCCCAGCTCAGTCAATAAGCAAGCAGTGAGCTGGAGTGATCACCAGTTTATAAGCAGAAATGATCAACATTTGCATACGCTCATTACTTATACAGCTACAGTCACTGTATTATTATCTGACATGATGTTAAACATATCAAAGTAGCTCCAGCTCCTGTGTTGACTGATGTAATTAATTTCATATGTTAAAAACCAGTCAAACAGAACAACCATGGTAAAACAAAGAGGCATGAAATTGCATGAAGACACCTTTAACGGATTTTAGATGGGGACCCAGACAGAACAAATAACAAGTCGAGATCAATACACAGCATTGCAATCAACAACACAATAGTCCTGAAACAGTTCAATAGTCCAACATTAAATCAATGTAATAAGGCCTTGTCTCAATAGTAGCACCTCCCGGCTCTAAAGAAAGTGGTTGACCATGAGCTTTCAAGCATGAAGGTTAATCTACACCTGACAATgttaagcaaacaaaaaaaaaaaaaaaagaaaaaaagaaaaaacaacaacaaaaaataaagccCAGCTTGCTGTCTCGCTGGCTTCAGAGCCGCAGTTTGTTTTTGGTTGGGTGTGACGTCTGAGTTCTTGTATGTCTCACATAAACAAATTATCTACCATGACTTCCAAATCCACTGCATATGCTGAGAAACAAGATTTTATACTTAGCAGGGGGTGAAAAGTAACATTTATTGAAAAGACTGTAAAAGAGTAGctttttgagtactttttaaaatcagaaattttacttttactcaagtaTATTTTGTGGAAGGTATTGAACCTcactatattaaaaaaaaaaaagcctcgaGCACTGAGAGAAAGAGGCCCAGATGGCCTAATGGTTTACGGCATACCCCATGTACTTgagcagcctgggttcaagttcAGCCTGTGGCTACTTTCCTGCATGGTtgtgactctatccactgtaaataaaagcattacATTTTCCTTTAGGTTTAGTATCACTTTGAAATAAACCACTTGGTTTCTCTGATGAGTAACAAAAGTAACTAcccagtactttgagtaaacttaaaaaagactaacttttgactttttcttgaGCAGACTTataatcagtacttttacttctacttaagtcaattctaaccaaagtaactgtccTTTCACTGAGTATGATAGTTTTGTACTTCTTCCACCTCAGTAAAAAAGTATCCTATGTGGTTTTGGACACAACGATGGAAGATCTCCACTGGCATGCGTCACTAACAGgtcagattttttgtttgttagatACATTTGTTCAGGAATAATAACACAAAGGTGCCACCATTTTCATCTGTCTTAGCTGtacactgtgtttttttttttttttttgccagctAGCATATACTAGCATGCTATAACCCAAAACTATGATTGTCAGGAAGGTGAGAACTAGCTGGTGCCTTCTTATTTACAGCATGACAACTCATCATAGTGAGTAATTAGCATACTAAACCATTATGGTGACAGAGGAAAAGCACGCCTTGAAAATTTTACTTTACAAATTAAAGTCATGATCACTAGCTACTCGTAGGAATCAAAATAACACTCCCTGTTaatattacaaattaccagagcTTCCCAGGTAATACTTAATTCATGTGAATACATTTTGGAAGTGATGTGGACCCTATTCTGGAtccaagactttttttaaattttactttctTTATTTCATCAATTAGCATTTTTAACAAGGAGCTGCGTTGATGCTGTGCATATTAATTGCTTACAAAAAAGGCATTTTCTGCAGTTGTTTCCCATTTAAAGCATGTAAGTAGCATTTAACTAGTGTTTGACTTTTAGTTTGAAGGGAGATTAGACTGATTACATGAAATGCAAgaggttagcattagcatctgACCGCTCATCAAAATGTAGCTGTTTATGGAGCAAAACAGGAAACTTTTCTGGACTTTCTAAAAACCTGAAACAAAAATAGTCTCTAGGTAGGCTTCAGCTTCTACCTGCTTATTAAAAACTCGAGAGCGCTATAATTTAGCgtcaataaaaaaactaaaatggtGACCAAGGAAAAGTATTGGCTTGTACCTGATTGATTATTATCATTGACATTATCAACATGCTAGCATGATAAAACCTGAAACTGAAACAGTCACAAAAGACGGTGTTAGCTCCCTGCTTATTAATAGCACTATCATTATCAGCATGGTAGCAtgctaaaacatgaaaataagatAATCACAACAGTAGGCTTTAGCTTGTCCCAGCTTAGCTTGAAAAGTGCAATTACAGTGAGTAGTTAGCAAACTAAACTCTAAACTAAACCAAGGAAGAGAATTAGCCTAAACCTGGTTAATAACACTGTTGTTACTAGCATGCTAGCATGctaaaaccccaaaataaaatTATCACAAAGGTAGGCGTTAACTTGTGCCTGCTTATTAAAAGCTTGAAAAGTGTAATTACACTAAATAGTTAGCTTACTAAACTCTAAACTAGAATGGTGACCAAGGAAGAGCATTAGCATGTTTCTGGTTATAGCCTATAAGTAAATAGCACTATCACTTTAGCATGCTAAAACACAAACCTAAGATAGTGATTAAGGTAAGCTTTAGCCTGTATCTTTTTTAGCTTAAGCACAACATTGCAACCATTGTGAGCATATTAGCATGCCTAAGTACCAATAAACTAATGGCTTTAACCTACTTATCACCAGTAGCCTATTACAGCATTTTGGTAGCTTATTATTAGCATTTAACCCAAA from Cheilinus undulatus linkage group 12, ASM1832078v1, whole genome shotgun sequence includes the following:
- the kcnip1b gene encoding Kv channel-interacting protein 1b isoform X2 — protein: MGAVVGTLTMQTKQRRPSRDKTDDELEMTTVCHRPEGLDQLEAQTNFTKQELQILYRGFKNECPSGVVNEETFKHIYSQFFPHGDASMYAHYLFKAFDTTNNGSIKFKDFVMGLSILLRGTLREKLEWTFHLYDINRDGYINREEMTEIVRAIYDMMGKYTYPALKGDVPQQHVDAFFQKMDKNKDGVVTMEEFVIACQEDETMMRSMQLFENVM
- the kcnip1b gene encoding Kv channel-interacting protein 1b isoform X1 yields the protein MAGCTSRCRQGMLKLIQSLQRLVSGTLTKDKTDDELEMTTVCHRPEGLDQLEAQTNFTKQELQILYRGFKNECPSGVVNEETFKHIYSQFFPHGDASMYAHYLFKAFDTTNNGSIKFKDFVMGLSILLRGTLREKLEWTFHLYDINRDGYINREEMTEIVRAIYDMMGKYTYPALKGDVPQQHVDAFFQKMDKNKDGVVTMEEFVIACQEDETMMRSMQLFENVM